In Struthio camelus isolate bStrCam1 chromosome 4, bStrCam1.hap1, whole genome shotgun sequence, a genomic segment contains:
- the THNSL2 gene encoding threonine synthase-like 2 isoform X1 yields the protein MRGPAEEGSAHKCQKVHKMGDVAPMEYVSTRGGLDATDFEGALFSGFAPDGGLFMPSAVPRLDVPTLRRWSAFSYPQLVKELCSLFVTAELIPRSVLDDLIDRAFSRFRHKDVVHLSRLKDGLNVLELWHGATYAFKDLSLSCTGQFLQYFLEKNQKHVTILVGTSGDTGSSAIESVRGQKNMDIFVLLPHGLCTQIQELQMTTVIEENVHVFAADGNSDEIDEPIKELFADADFAIKHNLMSLNSVNWSRIMVQIAHHFFAYFQCAPSLDTIPLPVVEIVVPTGGGGNITAGCIAQKMGLPIHVVAVVNSNDIIHRTVQLGDFSLSGDVKATLASAMDIQEPYNMERILWLVSDGDSSLIKTLMEQFSVSKSLKLPDDLHRKLTRVLGSCAASDEDIVRAMRRCWDENRYLLCPHSAVAAHYHYAQLDGGSRSTPRCCLAPASAAKFRDAVLRAGLVPDVPPEISALTTLETRSTPLKSGENWAETLREQIEDVAQRRKM from the exons ATGCGGGGACCAGCTGAG GAAGGCAGCGCACACAAATGCCAGAAAGTGCACAAAATGGGGGATGTGGCACCCATGGAGTACGTGAGCACGCGAGGAGGCCTGGACGCCACGGACTTCGAAGGAGCCCTCTTTTCTGGCTTTGCTCCCGACGGGGGCCTCTTCATGCCCAGCGCCGTGCCCCGGCTCGACGTGCCCACGCTGCGACGCTGGAGCGCCTTCTCCTACCCGCAGCTGGTGAAGGAGCTGTGCTCCCTCTTCGTCACTGCCGAGCTCATCCCCAGGAGCGTGCTGGATG ACCTGATCGACAGAGCCTTCAGCCGGTTCAGACACAAGGACGTGGTCCATCTGTCCAGGCTGAAAGACGGGCTGAATGTGTTGGAGCTCTGGCATGGGGCTACTTATGCTTTTAAGGACCTGTCCTTGTCCTGCACGGGGcaatttttacagtatttcttgGAGAAAAACCAGAAGCACGTCACTATCCTAGTGG GGACGTCAGGGGACACAGGGAGCTCAGCAATCGAGAGTGTGAGAGGGCAGAAGAACATGGACATCTTCGTTCTGCTGCCCCACGGGCTCTGCACCCAGATACAGGAGCTTCAGATGACCACTGTCATTGAAGAAAACGTCCACGTCTTTGCTG CTGATGGAAACAGCGATGAAATCGATGAGCCGATCAAGGAATTATTTGCTGATGCTGATTTTGCCATAAAACACAACCTGATGAGCTTGAATTCAGTCAACTGGTCGAGGATTATGGTGCAGATTGCTCACCACTTCTTTGCTTACTTTCAGTGCGCACCATCCCTGGACACCATCCCCCTGCCTGTGGTGGAAATTGTTGTGccaacaggaggaggaggaaatatcACAG cTGGCTGTATCGCCCAGAAAATGGGTCTTCCAATCCACGTTGTTGCCGTGGTTAACAGTAATGACATCATTCATCGGACTGTTCAACTTGGAGATTTCTCCCTGTCGGGGGATGTGAAGGCTACGTTAGCATCAGCCATGGATATTCAG GAGCCTTACAACATGGAGAGGATCCTCTGGCTGGTTTCTGACGGCGACAGCAGCCTCATCAAAACTCTGATGGAACAATTCAGTGTGTCCAAAAGCCTCAAGCTCCCAGATGATTTGCACAGAAAG CTCACGCGGGTGCTGGGCTCGTGCGCGGCCTCCGACGAGGACATCGTGCGAGCGATGAGGCGCTGCTGGGACGAAAACCGCTACCTGTTGTGCCCCCACTCCGCGGTGGCTGCTCACTACCACTACGCGCAGCTGGACGGTGGGAGCCGCAG CACGCCTCGGTGTTGCTTAGCCCCGGCCTCAGCGGCCAAGTTTCGGGATGCTGTGCTCAGAGCCGGCCTGGTTCCTGACGTCCCTCCTGAAATCAGTGCCTTAACAACGCTGGAGACCAGGTCAACCCCCTTGAAGAGCGGGGAGAATTGGGCAGAAACGCTCCGGGAGCAGATAGAAGATGTGGCCCAGCGGAGAAAGATGTAG
- the THNSL2 gene encoding threonine synthase-like 2 isoform X2, protein MGDVAPMEYVSTRGGLDATDFEGALFSGFAPDGGLFMPSAVPRLDVPTLRRWSAFSYPQLVKELCSLFVTAELIPRSVLDDLIDRAFSRFRHKDVVHLSRLKDGLNVLELWHGATYAFKDLSLSCTGQFLQYFLEKNQKHVTILVGTSGDTGSSAIESVRGQKNMDIFVLLPHGLCTQIQELQMTTVIEENVHVFAADGNSDEIDEPIKELFADADFAIKHNLMSLNSVNWSRIMVQIAHHFFAYFQCAPSLDTIPLPVVEIVVPTGGGGNITAGCIAQKMGLPIHVVAVVNSNDIIHRTVQLGDFSLSGDVKATLASAMDIQEPYNMERILWLVSDGDSSLIKTLMEQFSVSKSLKLPDDLHRKLTRVLGSCAASDEDIVRAMRRCWDENRYLLCPHSAVAAHYHYAQLDGGSRSTPRCCLAPASAAKFRDAVLRAGLVPDVPPEISALTTLETRSTPLKSGENWAETLREQIEDVAQRRKM, encoded by the exons ATGGGGGATGTGGCACCCATGGAGTACGTGAGCACGCGAGGAGGCCTGGACGCCACGGACTTCGAAGGAGCCCTCTTTTCTGGCTTTGCTCCCGACGGGGGCCTCTTCATGCCCAGCGCCGTGCCCCGGCTCGACGTGCCCACGCTGCGACGCTGGAGCGCCTTCTCCTACCCGCAGCTGGTGAAGGAGCTGTGCTCCCTCTTCGTCACTGCCGAGCTCATCCCCAGGAGCGTGCTGGATG ACCTGATCGACAGAGCCTTCAGCCGGTTCAGACACAAGGACGTGGTCCATCTGTCCAGGCTGAAAGACGGGCTGAATGTGTTGGAGCTCTGGCATGGGGCTACTTATGCTTTTAAGGACCTGTCCTTGTCCTGCACGGGGcaatttttacagtatttcttgGAGAAAAACCAGAAGCACGTCACTATCCTAGTGG GGACGTCAGGGGACACAGGGAGCTCAGCAATCGAGAGTGTGAGAGGGCAGAAGAACATGGACATCTTCGTTCTGCTGCCCCACGGGCTCTGCACCCAGATACAGGAGCTTCAGATGACCACTGTCATTGAAGAAAACGTCCACGTCTTTGCTG CTGATGGAAACAGCGATGAAATCGATGAGCCGATCAAGGAATTATTTGCTGATGCTGATTTTGCCATAAAACACAACCTGATGAGCTTGAATTCAGTCAACTGGTCGAGGATTATGGTGCAGATTGCTCACCACTTCTTTGCTTACTTTCAGTGCGCACCATCCCTGGACACCATCCCCCTGCCTGTGGTGGAAATTGTTGTGccaacaggaggaggaggaaatatcACAG cTGGCTGTATCGCCCAGAAAATGGGTCTTCCAATCCACGTTGTTGCCGTGGTTAACAGTAATGACATCATTCATCGGACTGTTCAACTTGGAGATTTCTCCCTGTCGGGGGATGTGAAGGCTACGTTAGCATCAGCCATGGATATTCAG GAGCCTTACAACATGGAGAGGATCCTCTGGCTGGTTTCTGACGGCGACAGCAGCCTCATCAAAACTCTGATGGAACAATTCAGTGTGTCCAAAAGCCTCAAGCTCCCAGATGATTTGCACAGAAAG CTCACGCGGGTGCTGGGCTCGTGCGCGGCCTCCGACGAGGACATCGTGCGAGCGATGAGGCGCTGCTGGGACGAAAACCGCTACCTGTTGTGCCCCCACTCCGCGGTGGCTGCTCACTACCACTACGCGCAGCTGGACGGTGGGAGCCGCAG CACGCCTCGGTGTTGCTTAGCCCCGGCCTCAGCGGCCAAGTTTCGGGATGCTGTGCTCAGAGCCGGCCTGGTTCCTGACGTCCCTCCTGAAATCAGTGCCTTAACAACGCTGGAGACCAGGTCAACCCCCTTGAAGAGCGGGGAGAATTGGGCAGAAACGCTCCGGGAGCAGATAGAAGATGTGGCCCAGCGGAGAAAGATGTAG